The Streptomyces tendae DNA segment TCACCGTCGTCGGCGGCGGCTTCGCCGGTCTCACCGCGGCCGTCTCCGCCGCCGAGGCGGGCGCCAAGGTCACCCTGTACGAAGCCCACCACACCCTGGGTGGCCGCGCCCGCACCGCCGACGGCCCCTACCGCACCAACGAGGGCCCGCACGCCCTCTACAACGGCGGACCGCACTGGACCTGGCTGCGCCGCCGCGGCCTCCTCGACCCGCTCGCCCCGCTGCCGCCCCGCGAGGCGGCCCGGCTGCGGTTGCGCCACCGGGGCGCACTGCGCCGCACCCCGCCGCTCGCGATGCTGAAGCTGCTGCGGCCGGGCCTGCGGGCACCGGTCGACGCCGACTTTCTCACCTGGGCCACCGGGATCGCCGGTGAGGAGGGCGCGCGGGCCGCCGCGCACTACTCGGCCGTCGCGCTGTTCCACCACGACCCCGGCTCGCTGTCCGCCGCGTTCGTGCACGAGCGGCTGCGCCGGGCCACCAGGCTGCCGCCGGAGGCGCACTACCCGCGCGGCGGCTGGGGCGCGCTGATCGACAGGATGGCCGCCCGCGCGTGGAACCTGGGGGTGCGGATCGAGACGCTGTCCCGCGTCGACACCGTGCCCACCGGCGCCCCGGTGGTCGTCGCCACCTCCCTGGAGGCCGCCCGCCGCCTCCTCGGCGACCCCTCGCTGACCTGGCCGAGCGGCCGTACCGTCCTGGTCGACCTGGCGCTGCGCACCCGGCGCGGCGACGCGTTCGCCGTGTCCGACCTCGACGCGCCCGGCTGGCTGGAGCGGTTCACCGCGCAGGACCCCACCCTCGCCCCGGCCGGCGAACAGCTGATCCAGGGTCAGATCCCCGTCGCCCCGGACGCTTCGAAGGCCGACGGCACCGCCCGCGCGGAGGAGCTGCTGGATCTGGCGTTCCCGGGATGGCGGGAGCGGGTCACCTGGCGGCGCGAGGCGCTGGCGGACGGCCGTACCGGAGCCGTCGACCCGCCCGGCACCACCTGGCGCGACCGGCCCGCCGTCGACCGCGGGGACGGTGTCTTCCTCGCCGGTGACCGGGTCGCCGCGCCGGGCGTGCTCTCCGAGGTGTCCTTCTCCAGCGCCCTGACGGCCGTCTCCCTCGTCCTCGGCCGGACGACACTTGACCTCAAGCACGCTTGAGGTCACACCGTGGAGGTCACGGCGGCGCACCGGGCGCCCCGCGACCGCCCCTGGGGGATCACCATGCACGCCGTACGACTGCACGCCTTCGGCCCCGCCGGGAACCTCACGTACGAGCGGGTCGAGGACCCGGTGCCGGGCCCGGGCCAGGTCCGTGTCGCCGCCCGGGCGGCCGGGGTGCACCTCCTCGACACGGCCCTGCGCGAGGGCATGCGGGGCCCCGGCCCCGCGCCGGCCGAGCTGCCGACGATCCCCGGCCGTGAGATCGCCGGAGTGGTCGAGGCGCTCGGCCCGGGCACCCCCGCCGACTGGCTCGGCAAGCGGGTCGTCACCCACCTCGGTTTCGCCCCCGGAGGCTACGCCGAGCTGGCGGTCGCCGACGCCGGGCGGCTGCACGAGGTCCCGGAGCGCCTGGACTTCGCCGAGGCCGTCGCCATGATCGGCACGGGCCGTACGGCGATGGGGATCGTGCGGTTCGCCGAGCCGGGCCCGGGCGACGTGGTCGCCGTACCGGCCGCCGCGGGCGGTCTCGGCACCCTCCTCGTGCAGTACGCCCGGAACGCGGGCGCGACCGTGATCGGTCTCGCCGGCGGACCGGAGAAGACGGCCCTGGTGGCTCGGGGCGGCGCCGGGCTCGCCGTCGACTACACCGCCCCGGACTGGCCCGCGCGGCTGGAGGGCCACCGGGGCAAGGTGACCGTCGTGTACGACGGCGTGGGCGGTGACGTGGCCCGCACGCTGGTCGGGCTGCTGGCACCCGGCGGCCGGCACGTGGTGTTCGGCTGGTCGTCGCAGGGCGTCCGCAGCGACAGCCCGTACCTCGTGGAGGGCGTCTCGGTGAACGTCCTCGGCCCCGCGATGATGCGCCGGGCAGGCGGCCCCGACCCGATGCGCACGCTGGAGTCCCGCTCCCTCGCCGAGGCGGCCGCGGGCCGGCTCACCCCCGCCGTGCACCGCTTCCCGCTCGCCCGCGCCGCCGACGCCCACCGGGCCCTGGAGAACCGGGCGACGACCGGCAAGGTCGTCCTGGAGCCGTAGCGGCCGTGCGGCGCCCGGGAAACCGGGCGCGCCGGGCCCCCGTACGGCACTACCGTGCCAGGTGTGATCGACATCCCCGCGGAACTCGCCGAGTCACAGGTCAAGTTCAACAAGGAGGCCGGCCGGGCCTTCATCGCCGCCCTGCCGGACCTCGCCGCCGGTTTCCTGGACCGCTGGGAACTGCGCCTGGCCGGGGCGCCCATGCACGGCGTGAGCGCCCTCGTCCTCCCGGTCGACCGCGCCGACGGCACGCCGGCGGTGCTGAAGCTCCAGATCCGCGACCACGAGAGCGAGGGCGAGCCGGTCGCCCTGCGCCTGTGGAACGGCGACGGGGCGGTCCGCCTGCTCGACCACGACGAGCCGACCGGCACCATGCTGCTGGAGCGCCTCGACTCCTCCCGGATGCTCGCCCACCGGCCGGACGTGCACGAGGGCGTCCTGGTGATCGCGCGGCTCCTGGCCCATCTGCACACCACCCCGGCTCCCGCGGGCATGCGCCGCCTCGGGGACATCGCCGCGTCCATGCTGGAGCGCACGCCCGCCGTGCTGGAGCGCATCCCGGACCCCGAGAACCGCCGCCTCGTGGCCGACTGCGCCGCCGCCGTGCGCGAGGTCGCGGACGAACCGGGCGACCGCCTGCTGCACTGGGACCTGCACGACGAGAACGTCCTCGCCGCCGACCGGGCGCCCTGGCTGGCCATCGACCCCAAGCCGCTGGCCGGCGACCCCGGCTTCGACCTGTGGCCCGCCCTGGCCAACAACTTCGACCCCGACGACGTCCAGTGGCGCTTCGACGCGATGACCGAGGTGCTGGGCCTGGACCGGGCGCGGGGCCGGGCGTGGACGTACGGGCGGGTGCTGCAGAACTGCCTGTGGGAGACCGAGGAATGCCGCCCCCTGGACGACGCGGACCTGGAGATCGCCCGCCGCCTGCGCGGCCGTACGGCGTGACGGAGGGCATGAAGAAACCCGGGCCGGGGAGAGACCGGCCCGGGGCGTTGCCGGAGCCCCCTGTCGGATTCGAACCGACGACCTGCTGTTTACAAGACAGCTGCTCTGACCATCTGAGCTAAGGAGGCGACGCGCGGCGCGCGCGAAGCGCGGTCCACTGTACACAGTGCCGGTTTCGCCGGGCCACGCACGTGATTCAGGAGCGCGTCACCTCGTAGGCGAAGGTGTACGGCACCTTCGTCTCGCCGTGCCGGTAGGTGAAGCCGCCCGTGCCGCGCAGCCCCGTCAGCTCCCCGGTGCCGGAGCCTTCGACCACCTCGAAGGCGCAGTGCACGGTGCCGTCGCTGTCGAAGCGCCCCCGCTCCTCCAGCACGAAGGTGCCGGCCCGGCCGTCGAGGCGGCCGGTGACGAGCTCCATCCCGGCGAAGGTGCCGGTGGTGCCGGACCCGTAGGCGATCGCGTAGTCGCAGACGGTGGCCTCGGCCTCGATGCCGCCGGTGAAGGCGTTGGTCACCGTGGCGTGCGCGAGCCGGGGGAAGGAGTCCTCCGGGGAGACCGGGTTCTCCTTCCAGTCGGCGAAGGTGAAGTGGCCGGTGGTCTCGGTGACGGGCATGGGTGTTCCCTTCCGTGGTCGGTCGACGTCGTGCCTCCCACCTTTCCGGCCGTACCTGACATCTTCTGTCAGGTACGGCCGGACAATGGGCCGCATGCGCGCCGACCGGCTTCTCACCCTGCTCCTGCTGCTGCAGAACCGCGGGCGGATGACCGCGCCCGAACTCGCCGCCGTGCTGGAGGTGTCGGTGCGCACCGTCTACCGGGACGTCGAGGCGCTCGGCGCCGCCGGGGTGCCGGTGCGCACCGAACGCGGTCCGCGGGGCGGCTTCCGTCTGGTGGAGGGCTACCGGACGCGGCTCACCGGGCTGACCGACGCGGAGGCCGGTTCCCTGGTGCTCGCGGGACTGCCCGGACCGGCCGGGGAGCTGGGACTCGGGGCCGTCCTGGCGAGCGCCCAGCTGAAGGTGGAGGCGGCGCTGCCGGGTGCGCCGGCGGAGCAGGCCCGGCGGGTGCGCGAGCGGTTCCACCTGGACGCGCCGGCCTGGTTCCGGGACGCAGACCCGGTGCCGTACCTGGAGGTGGTCGCGCGGGCGGTGTGGGAGCGGCGGGTGCTGCGGACCCGCTACGAACGCTGGCGCGGGGAGGGCGCGCGGGAGGTGCGTCCGCTGGGGCTCGTGCTGAAGGGCGGCATCTGGTACCTGGTCGCGCTCGCGGACGACGCGCTGCGCAGCTACCGGGTGTCGCGGTTCCGGGAGGTGGCCGAGACCGGCGAGAAGTTCACCCGGCCCGCCGGGTTCGACCTGGCCGGGTACTGGGCGGAGACGTCCCGGAGGCTGGAGGCGGCGCTGCGGCAGGACACGGCGCGGCTGCGGCTCTCCCCGCGCGGGCGGAAGCTGCTGCCGATGCAGTTCGGGGCGGCGGGGGCGCGGGCGCTCGAGGAGGCGGGGCCGCCGGACACGGAGGGCTGGGTGGAGGTGGAGCTGCCGGTGGAGTCGGAGGCGGTGGCCACGGGCGACCTGCTGCGGCTCGGCGTGGAGGCGGAGGTGCTGGGCCCGCCGGGACTGCGGCGGGCGGTCGCCGCGGCGGTGGCGGTACTGGCGGACCGCTACGAACAGGATCGAAAGTTTCCGCGAAATTCACAGCCCGGAATCTGCTGACAAGCAGGTGAACGCCAGGTACCGTCCTGAACCAGTTCACTCGCGTGGACCACACCACAACGGAACACCCGTCGTGGCATCACCTTCCTACTCGGATCGTCCGGCACGTTCCTGCCGGTAGAAGGGGACCATTCACATGGCCACTGTCACGTTCGACAAGGCGACCCGGGTCTACCCGGGTTCCACCAAGCCCGCCGTCGACGCCCTGGACATCGAGATCGCGGACGGCGAGTTCCTCGTCCTGGTCGGCCCGTCCGGTTGCGGCAAGTCCACCTCGCTCCGCATGCTCGCGGGGCTTGAGGACGTCAACGGCGGCGCCATCCGCATCGGCGACCGCGACGTCACGCACCTGCCGCCGAAGGACCGGGACATCGCCATGGTGTTCCAGAACTACGCGCTCTACCCGCACATGACGGTCGCCGACAACATGGGCTTCGCGCTCAAGATCGCCGGCGTCAACAAGGCGGAGATCCGGCAGAAGGTCGAGGAGGCCGCGAAGATCCTCGACCTGACCGAGTACCTGGACCGCAAGCCGAAGGCGCTCTCCGGTGGTCAGCGCCAGCGTGTGGCGATGGGCCGCGCCATCGTGCGTGAGCCGCAGGTGTTCCTCATGGACGAGCCGCTGTCCAACCTGGACGCCAAGCTCCGTGTGTCCACCCGTACGCAGATCGCGTCGCTGCAGCGCCGCCTGGGCATCACCACCGTCTACGTCACCCACGACCAGGTCGAGGCCCTCACCATGGGTGACCGCGTCGCGGTGCTCAAGGACGGTCTGCTCCAGCAGGTCGACACCCCGCGCAACATGTACGACAAGCCCGCGAACCTCTTCGTCGCCGGCTTCATCGGCTCCCCGGCCATGAACCTGGTCGAGGTCCCGGTCGCCGACGGCGGTGTGAAGTTCGGCAACTCGGTGGTGCCGGTGCAGCGTGACGCGCTCTCCGCGACCAGCGACAAGACCGTCACCGTGGGCGTCCGCCCCGAGCACTTCGACGTCGCCGGTGCCGAGTCCGACCAGGGCGTCGCGGTCACCGTGAACGTCGTGGAGGAGCTGGGCTCCGACGCCTTCGTCTACGGCACCGCGCAGATCGGCGGCGAGTCGAAGGACCTCGTGGTCCGCGTCGGCGGCCGTGAGGTGCCGGAGAAGGGCAGCACGCTGCACGTCGTGCCGCGCTCCGGCGAGACCCACGTGTTCTCCACCTCGACGGGTGCGCGCCTGTCCGACTGAGCAGGTTGACGCCGAGGGGCCCCGCAGCGCGCTGCGGGGCCCCTCGCGTTGTCGACAAATACCCCGGCAATTCGGGCAATTCGACCCCGTTCGTCAACACGGTGTGCGGAACTTTGCGTTCCCCGTCCCCCGTAACGGTGACGGAATGTTTCACCTCGGCTACCGGACGCTACCCTCACACGCGTGACGCACTCCATGAACCCTCAGACGCGACGCGGCCGGGGCCCCGCCCGCCGGATCGGCCGCTCCCTCGCCCTCGTCCTGCCCGTCGTCCTGGTGCTGTCCGGGACCCTCGCGGTCGCGCGGGTCAACTGGTCGGGAAATCCCTCGAGTCCGGTGCTCACCGCCGCGGACACGTCCGCCGCCGGCGCCTCGTCGCGGGCGGCCGCCCGCGCGCCCCAGGACGTCCTGCGGGACCAACTCCTGATGGAGCTCCAGAAGAAGAACCCGGGCGCCGCCCTGACCCAGCTCCAGCAGGCGGTGAACGACCGCCCGTCCCTGGCCAGGCACTGCGCCTCCATCGCCCGTTCGCTGGGCAAGGCCGCGGTCCGCGTCTACGGCCCCACCAAGGCGCAGTCCTACTCCCGCCCGGTCTGCGACACGTCCTTCGCGGCAGGAGTGGTGACAGCCAACAACTGACCCGCCCCCGCTCCGCGAGCACGACGGAACCACCCGCCGGCGCCGGACGCCCCCGCCCACCGGCTGCCTCACGGCCACCCCCACCCGGACGCGACCAGCCGGCCCCCGTCCGCACCCACGCCGGCGGGAGCGTTCACCCGGGCACACGGCACGGCAGCCACCGCACGCGGCACACAACGGGCCGCCACCTCACGGCACCGGTGGCCGGCCTGCCCACCACAGGCAGCTCGGGCGCGTCCGCGATCTGCGGCCTGCGGCGCGAAGGGCGCATGCCACCCGGCATGCCCCATGTGCCCACCTCAGGCCAGCAGTTGAGCGTCCCCGCACACCCCGCCCTGCCGACCGCTGGACCCGCCCCCACGAGCGGGCCGCACTCAGCCACACCCTGCCCCCGCCAGGCCACACCCGACGCCCGCGGAACACAGCGGCGGGGATGCCCCGGCACCGGTGAGACGGCCACCGACACCGCCGCAAGCGCGACCCGCGCGAACACCGCCCCCCACGCGACCCCGTACGGCCCACGCCGACCCGTCCCCGCCCGGCCACGCGACCACCGCACCCGGACCACAGCCGACGCCCGCTCCCCGCAGCCGCACCCGGCCCGCCCCGCCCCGCCCCGCCGCCGGACGCGACC contains these protein-coding regions:
- a CDS encoding ABC transporter ATP-binding protein, yielding MATVTFDKATRVYPGSTKPAVDALDIEIADGEFLVLVGPSGCGKSTSLRMLAGLEDVNGGAIRIGDRDVTHLPPKDRDIAMVFQNYALYPHMTVADNMGFALKIAGVNKAEIRQKVEEAAKILDLTEYLDRKPKALSGGQRQRVAMGRAIVREPQVFLMDEPLSNLDAKLRVSTRTQIASLQRRLGITTVYVTHDQVEALTMGDRVAVLKDGLLQQVDTPRNMYDKPANLFVAGFIGSPAMNLVEVPVADGGVKFGNSVVPVQRDALSATSDKTVTVGVRPEHFDVAGAESDQGVAVTVNVVEELGSDAFVYGTAQIGGESKDLVVRVGGREVPEKGSTLHVVPRSGETHVFSTSTGARLSD
- a CDS encoding zinc-binding dehydrogenase gives rise to the protein MHAVRLHAFGPAGNLTYERVEDPVPGPGQVRVAARAAGVHLLDTALREGMRGPGPAPAELPTIPGREIAGVVEALGPGTPADWLGKRVVTHLGFAPGGYAELAVADAGRLHEVPERLDFAEAVAMIGTGRTAMGIVRFAEPGPGDVVAVPAAAGGLGTLLVQYARNAGATVIGLAGGPEKTALVARGGAGLAVDYTAPDWPARLEGHRGKVTVVYDGVGGDVARTLVGLLAPGGRHVVFGWSSQGVRSDSPYLVEGVSVNVLGPAMMRRAGGPDPMRTLESRSLAEAAAGRLTPAVHRFPLARAADAHRALENRATTGKVVLEP
- a CDS encoding DUF3224 domain-containing protein, encoding MPVTETTGHFTFADWKENPVSPEDSFPRLAHATVTNAFTGGIEAEATVCDYAIAYGSGTTGTFAGMELVTGRLDGRAGTFVLEERGRFDSDGTVHCAFEVVEGSGTGELTGLRGTGGFTYRHGETKVPYTFAYEVTRS
- a CDS encoding helix-turn-helix transcriptional regulator gives rise to the protein MRADRLLTLLLLLQNRGRMTAPELAAVLEVSVRTVYRDVEALGAAGVPVRTERGPRGGFRLVEGYRTRLTGLTDAEAGSLVLAGLPGPAGELGLGAVLASAQLKVEAALPGAPAEQARRVRERFHLDAPAWFRDADPVPYLEVVARAVWERRVLRTRYERWRGEGAREVRPLGLVLKGGIWYLVALADDALRSYRVSRFREVAETGEKFTRPAGFDLAGYWAETSRRLEAALRQDTARLRLSPRGRKLLPMQFGAAGARALEEAGPPDTEGWVEVELPVESEAVATGDLLRLGVEAEVLGPPGLRRAVAAAVAVLADRYEQDRKFPRNSQPGIC
- a CDS encoding FAD-dependent oxidoreductase, which gives rise to MHRITVVGGGFAGLTAAVSAAEAGAKVTLYEAHHTLGGRARTADGPYRTNEGPHALYNGGPHWTWLRRRGLLDPLAPLPPREAARLRLRHRGALRRTPPLAMLKLLRPGLRAPVDADFLTWATGIAGEEGARAAAHYSAVALFHHDPGSLSAAFVHERLRRATRLPPEAHYPRGGWGALIDRMAARAWNLGVRIETLSRVDTVPTGAPVVVATSLEAARRLLGDPSLTWPSGRTVLVDLALRTRRGDAFAVSDLDAPGWLERFTAQDPTLAPAGEQLIQGQIPVAPDASKADGTARAEELLDLAFPGWRERVTWRREALADGRTGAVDPPGTTWRDRPAVDRGDGVFLAGDRVAAPGVLSEVSFSSALTAVSLVLGRTTLDLKHA
- a CDS encoding aminoglycoside phosphotransferase family protein; its protein translation is MPGVIDIPAELAESQVKFNKEAGRAFIAALPDLAAGFLDRWELRLAGAPMHGVSALVLPVDRADGTPAVLKLQIRDHESEGEPVALRLWNGDGAVRLLDHDEPTGTMLLERLDSSRMLAHRPDVHEGVLVIARLLAHLHTTPAPAGMRRLGDIAASMLERTPAVLERIPDPENRRLVADCAAAVREVADEPGDRLLHWDLHDENVLAADRAPWLAIDPKPLAGDPGFDLWPALANNFDPDDVQWRFDAMTEVLGLDRARGRAWTYGRVLQNCLWETEECRPLDDADLEIARRLRGRTA